In Deferribacter autotrophicus, a single genomic region encodes these proteins:
- the recJ gene encoding single-stranded-DNA-specific exonuclease RecJ, which produces MKKYLGCSPKYNWFIEEVDIEKLFDLIDKWHLPIPIGMTLFKRGVLTSHDLNTFFNTPLQSLRNPFHMKDMEKAVRRVYEAIIAKEKICIYGDYDVDGVTSTALIYLFLKELGANVIYYIPNRLEEGYGLNIEAIDELKIKNISLLITVDCGITAIREIEYAKTCGIDVIITDHHKPLDELPSAYSILNPMREDDEYEFKGLSGVGVAFKFIMAMRYFLSINNFFKDKIPNLKKYLDIVALGTIADVVPMVDENRIFVKHGLKILSNRDVRIGLNELKRVTGLLNTNIEVSHVGYVLAPRINAVGRLGESDRGVRLLITKNKNEARWLAEELDIENRYRQEMERRILSDSFNKIERLGLAQRFSGIVLYSDRWHPGIIGIVASRVAEKYNKPAIVISLEEGIGKGSARSIADFHLYNCLKEISDLFLKFGGHKYAVGIQLYEQNIKVLQRRFDEVVKKYRRANDQHPELMIDAIVNPKDINMDLMNWLERMKPFGQGNQEPLFCMRNVKKYQQFGFTGRDKSHLRGFIEKDRYVFEIVGYNMKEYQSYVKGYDTFDIVFTPEINQWFGDRSILLKLKDIKRV; this is translated from the coding sequence ATGAAGAAATATTTGGGATGTTCCCCTAAATATAATTGGTTTATAGAAGAAGTAGATATAGAGAAGCTTTTTGATCTTATAGATAAATGGCATTTGCCAATCCCTATCGGTATGACTCTTTTCAAAAGAGGGGTTTTGACTTCTCATGATTTAAATACTTTTTTCAATACACCTTTGCAAAGTTTAAGAAACCCTTTCCATATGAAAGATATGGAAAAAGCTGTAAGGAGGGTTTACGAGGCTATAATAGCTAAGGAAAAAATATGTATATATGGCGACTACGATGTGGATGGTGTTACATCCACTGCATTGATTTATCTATTTTTAAAAGAACTTGGTGCAAACGTTATATATTACATTCCAAATAGACTTGAAGAAGGTTATGGTTTGAACATTGAAGCTATTGATGAACTTAAAATAAAAAATATTTCACTCTTAATAACAGTAGATTGTGGTATTACAGCTATAAGGGAAATTGAATATGCTAAAACATGCGGAATTGATGTTATTATCACAGATCATCATAAGCCTTTAGATGAATTACCAAGCGCTTATAGTATATTAAATCCAATGAGAGAAGATGATGAATACGAGTTTAAAGGGCTATCAGGAGTAGGGGTAGCCTTTAAGTTTATAATGGCAATGAGATATTTTCTTTCCATAAATAACTTTTTTAAAGACAAAATCCCTAATTTGAAAAAATATTTAGATATTGTTGCTCTTGGAACAATAGCTGACGTAGTTCCTATGGTGGATGAGAACAGAATATTTGTAAAGCACGGTCTCAAAATACTTTCTAATAGAGATGTGAGAATAGGTCTGAACGAATTGAAAAGGGTAACGGGTTTATTGAATACAAATATCGAAGTATCCCACGTGGGATATGTTTTGGCGCCAAGAATTAACGCTGTGGGAAGACTTGGTGAAAGTGATAGAGGAGTAAGATTACTTATAACTAAAAATAAAAATGAAGCAAGATGGCTTGCAGAAGAGTTGGATATTGAAAATAGATATCGTCAAGAGATGGAAAGAAGGATTTTAAGTGATTCTTTTAATAAAATTGAAAGGCTTGGTTTAGCACAAAGATTCTCAGGTATTGTTTTATATTCTGATAGATGGCATCCGGGAATAATTGGGATTGTGGCATCAAGGGTGGCTGAGAAATATAATAAACCTGCAATTGTAATTTCTCTTGAAGAAGGGATCGGAAAAGGTTCTGCTAGAAGTATTGCAGATTTTCATCTCTATAACTGTTTGAAAGAGATTTCAGATCTTTTCCTTAAGTTTGGTGGACACAAATATGCAGTTGGTATTCAGCTTTATGAACAAAACATAAAGGTGCTTCAAAGACGTTTTGATGAAGTGGTTAAAAAGTACAGGCGAGCTAATGACCAGCATCCTGAACTGATGATAGATGCTATAGTTAATCCTAAAGATATAAATATGGATCTTATGAATTGGCTGGAAAGAATGAAGCCTTTTGGTCAGGGTAATCAAGAGCCATTATTTTGTATGAGGAATGTAAAAAAATATCAGCAATTTGGATTTACTGGAAGGGATAAATCTCATTTGAGAGGATTTATAGAAAAGGATAGATACGTCTTTGAAATTGTTGGCTATAATATGAAAGAATATCAATCATATGTAAAAGGTTATGATACCTTTGATATAGTTTTTACTCCTGAAATTAATCAATGGTTTGGGGATCGTTCAATATTATTAAAATTAAAAGATATAAAAAGAGTCTAA
- the cysE gene encoding serine O-acetyltransferase: MGIIKWFKDEINNIFEKDPAARSVLEVIFCYPGFHANIMHRIAHWFWTHKMYFLGRFISHISRFLTGIEIHPGAKIGKRFFIDHGMGVVIGETAEIGDNVTIYHQVTLGGVSLNKGKRHPTIKDNVVIGSGAKVLGPFEVGENSKIGSNSVVVKEVPPNSTVVGIPGRVVTKKEKKLLDFDHDKLPDPVANAISCIVDRVVELEKEIKELQKKVEYYESDNKK; encoded by the coding sequence ATGGGTATTATCAAATGGTTTAAGGATGAAATAAACAATATTTTTGAAAAAGACCCAGCAGCAAGAAGTGTCCTTGAAGTCATATTTTGTTATCCAGGATTTCATGCAAATATAATGCATAGAATCGCTCACTGGTTTTGGACACACAAGATGTATTTCTTAGGAAGATTTATATCACACATATCTCGTTTCCTAACAGGGATTGAAATTCACCCAGGAGCAAAAATCGGTAAAAGATTTTTTATTGATCATGGAATGGGTGTGGTTATAGGTGAAACAGCGGAAATTGGAGACAATGTAACTATATACCATCAAGTCACACTTGGTGGAGTTAGTCTAAATAAAGGTAAAAGACACCCTACAATCAAAGATAATGTTGTAATAGGTTCAGGAGCTAAAGTTCTTGGTCCTTTTGAAGTGGGAGAAAACTCCAAAATTGGTTCAAACTCTGTAGTAGTAAAAGAAGTTCCTCCAAATTCTACTGTGGTCGGTATACCTGGTAGAGTTGTTACAAAAAAAGAAAAAAAACTATTGGACTTTGACCACGATAAATTACCTGATCCTGTAGCAAATGCTATTTCCTGTATTGTCGATAGAGTGGTAGAGCTTGAAAAAGAAATCAAAGAATTACAAAAAAAGGTGGAATACTATGAAAGTGACAACAAGAAGTAG
- a CDS encoding IS110 family transposase, whose protein sequence is MYKYQKVVGIDVSKLNLSISVYDGKKYSFYEVSNNTNLFKKDFFDKERLDLSTTLFIMENTGVYHLKLATYLVKELGCIVSVVNPLAIKNFIGIDLNRLKTDKADSKKIAEFGYIYGDKYLFSPTDELSEKIELTLNMIDDFYNQINTLSNQLESLMQRYYKFPEIIKSYKSMIKTYQRKIREAEKELERLIKKNFKVEYELLRSIPGAGLKFCSLVIGKLKCFKNFDKAKQVSSYIGICPSPYESGSSIKGRGKISKRGNTYMRKILFMCSLSACKHNRSCRTLYYRLIASGKPKKLALIAVANKLIRQAFGILKSGKPYDPDYHAGLTHSAKNA, encoded by the coding sequence ATGTATAAGTATCAAAAGGTGGTAGGTATTGATGTATCGAAGTTGAATTTATCCATAAGCGTATATGATGGTAAGAAGTATAGTTTTTACGAAGTTTCTAATAATACTAACTTATTTAAAAAAGATTTTTTTGACAAAGAGAGATTAGATTTATCAACCACACTTTTCATAATGGAAAACACAGGAGTATATCACTTAAAGTTAGCAACCTATTTAGTAAAAGAATTAGGATGTATAGTATCAGTAGTAAATCCGCTTGCAATAAAAAACTTTATAGGTATTGATTTAAACAGATTAAAAACAGATAAGGCAGACTCTAAAAAGATAGCAGAGTTTGGTTATATTTATGGTGATAAATACTTATTTAGTCCTACAGATGAACTCTCAGAAAAGATAGAATTAACGTTAAACATGATAGATGATTTTTATAATCAAATAAACACGCTAAGTAATCAATTGGAAAGTTTAATGCAAAGATACTATAAATTTCCTGAAATAATAAAAAGTTACAAAAGCATGATAAAAACATATCAAAGAAAGATTAGAGAAGCGGAGAAGGAACTAGAGAGATTAATAAAGAAAAATTTTAAAGTGGAATATGAGCTTTTACGTAGTATTCCAGGTGCTGGATTAAAGTTTTGTTCACTTGTAATAGGTAAACTTAAATGTTTTAAAAATTTCGATAAGGCTAAGCAAGTAAGTTCATATATTGGGATTTGTCCTAGTCCTTATGAGTCAGGGAGTTCAATTAAAGGCAGAGGTAAAATATCCAAGAGGGGTAACACGTATATGAGAAAAATATTATTTATGTGTTCATTAAGTGCTTGTAAGCATAACAGGAGCTGTAGGACTTTGTATTATAGGTTGATTGCATCTGGGAAACCTAAAAAGCTAGCGTTAATTGCTGTTGCAAATAAATTAATAAGACAAGCTTTTGGGATATTGAAAAGTGGAAAACCTTATGATCCTGATTATCATGCAGGATTAACACATAGTGCAAAAAATGCTTGA
- a CDS encoding glycosyl transferase — MADFFQNGIITTLQNVTKRPIEDIEAEISQFIDKRKIALLLPALYSEFERPAMYTIIEELKKAHFIDTVVLSLDQANEEQFLHVKKIMSELPQNVKIVWNHGKKIQALYSKLIQQGFPLNIPGKGRVVWMALGYILADNRFYAIALHDCDIVNYKRDIVARLVFPIIHRGLNYEFSKGYYARVSDKIYGRVMRLFYTPLVRALKKLIGYDNKFLDYLDSFRYALSGEFAIIRELAKGIRFSPDWGLEVSLLSEIYQNTSINRICQVEVLETYEHKHSPLNKNEPNKGLLRMATDIAKTLFRILSQEGILLSDAFFKSLVSTYFQQARIAIESFNAFALINGVAFDRHSEIAAVEAFTQAINNAKTDFLENPIGIRLISPWVRVDSALPEFADELLEAVEEDNK, encoded by the coding sequence ATGGCTGATTTTTTTCAAAATGGTATTATTACGACTTTGCAGAATGTTACAAAGAGACCTATAGAAGATATTGAAGCCGAGATTTCACAATTTATTGATAAAAGAAAAATTGCTTTGTTGCTACCAGCCTTGTATTCAGAGTTTGAAAGACCTGCAATGTACACTATAATTGAAGAACTGAAAAAAGCTCACTTTATTGATACTGTAGTGTTATCCCTTGATCAGGCAAATGAGGAACAGTTTCTACATGTAAAAAAAATAATGAGTGAATTACCTCAAAATGTAAAAATAGTTTGGAATCATGGGAAAAAAATACAGGCTTTATATTCTAAATTGATACAACAGGGATTTCCGCTCAATATTCCCGGTAAAGGTCGTGTGGTGTGGATGGCTCTTGGATATATTTTAGCTGACAACAGGTTTTATGCTATAGCTTTACATGATTGTGATATAGTAAACTATAAAAGGGATATTGTGGCAAGGCTGGTTTTTCCAATTATTCATCGTGGTCTTAATTATGAGTTTAGCAAAGGGTATTATGCACGGGTATCAGATAAAATTTATGGCCGTGTGATGAGGTTGTTTTATACCCCTCTTGTGAGAGCTTTGAAGAAATTGATAGGATATGATAATAAATTTTTAGACTATTTAGACAGTTTTAGATATGCCTTATCAGGAGAGTTTGCCATAATTAGAGAGCTAGCTAAAGGTATTAGATTTTCACCTGACTGGGGACTTGAGGTATCCTTGCTAAGTGAAATTTACCAAAATACTTCTATTAATAGGATTTGTCAGGTTGAAGTTTTAGAAACTTATGAACATAAACATAGCCCTCTTAATAAAAATGAGCCGAACAAAGGTTTGCTACGTATGGCCACAGATATTGCAAAGACTCTTTTCAGAATATTGAGTCAAGAAGGGATACTTTTATCAGATGCTTTTTTTAAATCTCTTGTGAGTACTTATTTCCAGCAAGCGAGGATTGCCATTGAATCTTTCAATGCTTTTGCTTTGATAAATGGGGTTGCTTTTGATAGACATAGTGAGATTGCTGCTGTTGAAGCTTTTACTCAAGCAATCAACAATGCAAAAACTGATTTTTTGGAAAATCCTATAGGCATAAGATTGATTTCTCCATGGGTAAGGGTTGATTCTGCTTTGCCAGAATTTGCCGATGAGCTTTTAGAAGCGGTGGAAGAAGATAATAAATGA
- a CDS encoding aminotransferase class I/II-fold pyridoxal phosphate-dependent enzyme produces the protein MSLFNKVYNFKDAEQVRQLGLYPYFRVIESEQNTEVIINGKKVLMLGSNSYLGLTNHPKVKEAAINAIKKYGTGCAGSRFLNGTLDIHIELEEELADFVGKEAAILYSTGFQANQGAIAPLVGRNEYVIIDKLVHASIIEGCRLTLGKMLRFNHNDMESLENKLSSIELERGKLVVVDGVYSMEGDLADLPNIVKIAKKYNAEVMVDDAHGIGVFGTNGRGTCDHFGLTDDVALIMGTFSKSFASLGGFIASSKEIIDYLKHSSRALIFSASMSPANAAAVKASLEILKNEPERIEKLWANTHRLRKGLQELGLDTGNSVSPIIPVQIGTDLDVFKVCMMLLNEGVFVNPVVTPAVEPGKAIIRLSVMATHTFEQIDFALEKIEKVTKQLGVLV, from the coding sequence TTGAGTTTATTCAATAAAGTCTACAATTTTAAAGATGCCGAGCAGGTTAGACAGTTAGGTCTTTACCCCTATTTCAGGGTAATCGAGTCTGAGCAAAACACAGAAGTAATTATTAATGGTAAAAAAGTTTTAATGCTTGGCTCAAATTCATACCTTGGGCTTACAAATCATCCCAAAGTTAAAGAGGCAGCCATTAACGCCATTAAGAAATATGGAACAGGTTGTGCCGGCTCAAGATTTTTGAATGGGACATTAGATATTCATATTGAATTGGAAGAAGAGTTAGCTGATTTCGTAGGAAAAGAAGCAGCAATACTCTATTCAACAGGTTTTCAGGCAAACCAAGGTGCAATAGCTCCTCTTGTAGGAAGAAACGAATATGTGATTATTGATAAATTAGTTCATGCATCCATAATCGAAGGATGCCGTCTTACTCTTGGTAAAATGCTTAGATTTAACCATAACGATATGGAATCCCTTGAAAATAAATTATCATCTATTGAGCTTGAGCGAGGAAAACTCGTTGTTGTAGATGGTGTTTATAGTATGGAAGGGGACCTTGCTGATTTGCCAAATATCGTAAAAATTGCAAAAAAATACAATGCCGAAGTTATGGTTGATGACGCCCATGGTATCGGTGTTTTTGGAACAAATGGAAGAGGTACTTGTGATCATTTTGGACTTACAGATGATGTAGCTCTTATTATGGGAACCTTTTCAAAATCCTTTGCATCCCTTGGAGGATTTATTGCCTCATCAAAGGAAATAATCGACTATTTAAAGCATAGTTCAAGGGCGCTAATTTTTTCAGCTTCAATGTCCCCTGCAAATGCCGCAGCTGTAAAAGCTTCTCTTGAAATTTTGAAAAACGAGCCTGAAAGGATTGAAAAACTATGGGCAAATACCCACAGGTTACGTAAAGGCTTGCAAGAATTGGGACTTGATACAGGAAATAGTGTTAGCCCCATAATTCCAGTACAAATAGGTACTGACTTAGATGTTTTTAAAGTGTGCATGATGCTTTTAAATGAAGGAGTATTTGTAAATCCTGTAGTTACCCCTGCAGTCGAACCTGGAAAAGCAATTATAAGACTAAGTGTTATGGCCACACATACTTTTGAGCAAATAGATTTTGCTCTTGAAAAAATTGAAAAAGTTACAAAACAACTTGGGGTACTGGTTTAA
- a CDS encoding RelA/SpoT family protein yields MPEVKKVVRLLDIQERLTKNGIKNLEKLHKAYVYAATKHRGQLRKSGEPYLSHPLNVAYILAEMNMDLDTVVAGLLHDTLEDTDATYEELANFFGEDVAFLVDGVSKIGKINFKSHEEKQAEAFRKMLISMSKDIRVIVIKLADRLHNMRTIHYLSEEKKKRIAKETLEIYAPLSHRLGIAWIKWELEDLSFRILNPEAYYDIYNKVKLKRSEREEYLKEVLAIIKKALEDEGIEAEVTGRPKHFYSIYTKMIRKKTSFDEIYDLLALRILVKTVPECYAALGVIHNLWKPIQGRIKDYIAMPKSNMYQSLHTTVIGPRGMKVEFQIRTYEMHRIAEEGIAAHWKYKEGKVFDPKEDKTFVWLRQLLEQKDLKDPKEFVEALKEDVLPVQIYVFTPNGDIVELPVGSTPIDFAYAIHTEVGHRCVGAKVDGRMVSLKYKLKNGEKVEILTSPNQEPRRDWLNFVKTNRAKTRIRSYLRKKEEDRAIEIGKYLLNKTFVEHELDFEQIIKEKDNLKKILEKFSLRDYDDLIKAVGYGRLSPRQVVHVFVKPKEGQVVQAPKTVPRRDPFIIDGIEDMMVKIAQCCKPLPGDKIKGYITRGRGIVVHKEDCKNFKNMAIDENRVIDVDWNVDISFKMSVKVDSITEDRPGILSEITNVIKDMGINIIEFTAKPIMAGKARQTFSIEVTDKNQLNRLITKIKSISGVESIKVI; encoded by the coding sequence ATGCCTGAAGTAAAAAAAGTTGTTAGATTGTTAGATATTCAAGAAAGATTAACTAAAAATGGAATAAAAAATTTAGAGAAATTACATAAAGCATACGTATATGCTGCCACAAAACATAGAGGTCAACTTAGGAAGAGTGGAGAACCTTATCTATCTCACCCTTTAAATGTGGCTTATATTTTAGCAGAGATGAATATGGATCTTGATACGGTTGTGGCAGGTTTATTGCATGATACTCTTGAAGATACCGATGCAACCTATGAGGAATTGGCGAATTTTTTTGGGGAAGATGTAGCCTTTCTTGTAGATGGTGTTTCAAAGATTGGGAAAATTAATTTCAAATCTCATGAGGAGAAGCAGGCTGAGGCATTTCGTAAAATGCTCATTTCTATGTCTAAAGATATCAGAGTAATTGTTATAAAACTTGCAGATAGACTTCATAATATGCGGACAATTCATTATTTGAGTGAGGAGAAGAAGAAAAGAATTGCAAAGGAAACTTTAGAAATTTATGCACCTTTATCCCATAGACTTGGGATTGCATGGATAAAATGGGAGCTCGAAGATTTGTCATTTAGAATACTTAATCCTGAGGCTTATTATGATATTTACAATAAGGTTAAATTAAAACGTAGTGAAAGGGAAGAATACTTAAAAGAAGTTTTGGCTATTATTAAAAAAGCTCTTGAAGATGAAGGGATTGAAGCAGAGGTTACAGGACGTCCTAAACATTTTTATAGCATTTATACAAAAATGATAAGAAAGAAAACTTCTTTTGATGAAATATATGACCTTCTAGCGTTAAGAATTTTGGTAAAGACAGTACCAGAATGTTATGCGGCACTTGGTGTAATTCACAACTTGTGGAAGCCTATCCAGGGGAGAATAAAAGATTATATAGCCATGCCCAAATCGAATATGTATCAGTCTTTGCATACCACTGTTATCGGTCCTAGGGGGATGAAGGTTGAATTTCAGATTAGAACTTATGAGATGCATAGAATTGCTGAAGAAGGGATTGCTGCTCATTGGAAATATAAAGAAGGTAAAGTTTTTGATCCAAAAGAGGACAAGACCTTTGTTTGGCTTAGGCAGTTGTTAGAGCAAAAAGATTTAAAAGATCCGAAAGAGTTCGTAGAGGCTTTAAAAGAAGACGTTTTACCTGTACAGATATATGTTTTTACTCCTAATGGAGATATTGTGGAATTGCCGGTTGGTTCTACTCCTATTGATTTTGCTTATGCTATACATACTGAGGTAGGACATAGATGTGTTGGTGCAAAAGTTGATGGGAGAATGGTATCTTTAAAGTATAAGTTGAAAAATGGTGAGAAGGTGGAAATTCTAACTTCACCAAATCAGGAGCCTCGTAGAGATTGGTTAAACTTTGTTAAAACTAACAGGGCTAAGACAAGAATTAGAAGTTATCTGCGAAAGAAGGAAGAGGACAGAGCAATTGAGATAGGAAAATACCTTCTTAATAAGACTTTTGTTGAGCATGAATTAGATTTTGAGCAAATTATTAAAGAAAAGGATAATTTAAAAAAGATCTTAGAGAAATTTAGCTTAAGAGATTATGATGATCTTATTAAAGCTGTTGGTTACGGTAGACTTTCACCGAGACAGGTTGTTCATGTATTTGTTAAGCCTAAGGAAGGTCAGGTTGTTCAAGCTCCAAAGACTGTACCCAGAAGAGATCCTTTTATAATTGATGGCATAGAAGATATGATGGTTAAGATTGCTCAATGTTGTAAACCTTTGCCCGGAGATAAAATTAAGGGGTATATTACTAGAGGGCGTGGTATTGTTGTTCACAAAGAAGATTGTAAAAATTTTAAAAATATGGCCATAGATGAAAATCGTGTTATTGATGTGGATTGGAATGTTGATATAAGTTTTAAAATGTCTGTAAAAGTGGATTCTATTACAGAGGATCGTCCTGGAATTTTGAGTGAAATAACAAATGTAATCAAAGATATGGGGATAAATATTATAGAATTTACGGCAAAACCAATTATGGCAGGTAAGGCAAGGCAAACGTTCAGCATAGAGGTAACTGATAAGAATCAGCTCAATAGGTTGATAACAAAGATAAAAAGTATCTCTGGTGTAGAATCAATTAAAGTTATCTGA
- the cobO gene encoding cob(I)yrinic acid a,c-diamide adenosyltransferase, which translates to MMLDRGFIQVYTGNGKGKTTAAIGLSIRAAGAGLRVFFAQFLKTAEYNEHNILRQIENIEVKTYGRGCLIRGKPEEIDYRLASAGFNEVKRIIESAQYDLVVLDEINVVVYYGLIETELVLSLIRNKPENVELVLTGRYAPKEFIDNADLVTEFKEVKHYFHQGILAREGIEK; encoded by the coding sequence ATGATGTTGGATAGGGGATTTATACAAGTTTATACTGGTAATGGAAAGGGTAAAACCACTGCAGCTATTGGTCTTTCCATACGTGCTGCTGGGGCAGGTTTAAGGGTCTTTTTTGCACAATTTCTGAAAACAGCTGAATATAATGAACATAACATACTGAGACAGATAGAAAATATTGAGGTAAAGACATATGGTAGAGGATGTTTAATAAGAGGTAAACCTGAGGAGATTGATTACAGGCTTGCATCAGCAGGTTTTAATGAAGTAAAAAGAATTATAGAGTCAGCACAATATGATTTAGTAGTGCTTGACGAGATAAATGTTGTAGTTTATTATGGATTGATTGAAACAGAGCTTGTTTTGAGTCTGATAAGAAATAAACCTGAGAATGTAGAGCTTGTTCTAACAGGTAGATATGCTCCAAAAGAGTTTATAGATAATGCTGATTTGGTTACAGAATTTAAAGAGGTGAAACACTATTTTCATCAAGGGATACTAGCTCGAGAAGGTATAGAAAAGTAA
- a CDS encoding RrF2 family transcriptional regulator, which translates to MKVTTRSRYAIRALYALAIAGGDKIPVSLKKVSEMESISMKYLERIFSQLLKAGIVDSVRGIYGGYIFSKPLKEITLKDVVNIMDGPIKPVDCIDEDACEHAKSCSINWIWFELKNLIDNFLEKITFDDLVYKNFTLKKEDL; encoded by the coding sequence ATGAAAGTGACAACAAGAAGTAGATATGCCATACGAGCTCTTTATGCTCTTGCAATAGCAGGGGGAGACAAAATACCAGTATCATTAAAAAAAGTATCAGAAATGGAATCTATTTCAATGAAATATTTAGAAAGAATTTTTTCTCAGCTACTAAAAGCAGGCATTGTTGATTCAGTAAGGGGTATTTATGGTGGATATATTTTCAGTAAGCCTCTTAAAGAAATTACTTTAAAGGATGTTGTAAATATTATGGATGGTCCTATTAAACCTGTAGACTGTATAGATGAAGATGCTTGTGAGCATGCTAAAAGCTGTAGTATCAATTGGATATGGTTTGAATTGAAAAATCTAATTGATAATTTTTTGGAAAAGATTACATTTGATGATTTAGTATATAAGAATTTTACCTTAAAGAAGGAGGATCTATAA
- a CDS encoding cysteine desulfurase family protein, with translation MSIYFDNSATTPMDPRVIEAMQPYFKEKFANPSSIHILGREIREDIERARETVAKSIKAESQEIIFTASGSESDNMAIKGVAYGLREKGKHIITSKIEHKAVLETCKYLEQEGFEVTYLPVEKNGIINIDELKKAIRDDTILISIMLANNEIGTIQPIEEITKIAREKEIIVHTDAVQAMGKMPIDVSKLGVHLLTFSGHKIYAPKGIGVLYAEERIKDFLIPIIHGGHHEFGLRAGTENVPYIIGIAKACEIIENELEKDIKHVKTLRDKFESRILNEIPDTILNGDREKRVCSISNISFKYIEGEALMVYANEVCCSTGSACTSDSVDASHVLYAINVDPVDAHGALRFSFGRFNTMEEVDKAVEIIKDSVNKLRQMSPLYNKR, from the coding sequence ATGTCTATCTATTTTGACAATAGCGCAACAACTCCAATGGACCCCCGTGTAATTGAAGCTATGCAACCATATTTCAAAGAGAAGTTTGCAAATCCATCTAGTATTCATATTCTGGGGAGAGAAATTAGAGAAGACATTGAAAGAGCAAGAGAAACGGTTGCAAAAAGTATAAAGGCAGAATCTCAAGAAATAATTTTCACAGCAAGCGGTTCAGAGTCTGACAATATGGCAATAAAAGGTGTAGCTTACGGCCTGCGTGAAAAAGGTAAACATATAATCACCTCTAAAATTGAACATAAAGCAGTTTTAGAGACATGCAAATATTTAGAACAGGAAGGGTTTGAAGTTACTTACCTACCTGTAGAAAAGAATGGAATTATCAATATAGATGAACTTAAAAAAGCAATTCGCGATGATACTATTTTAATCTCAATTATGCTTGCAAACAATGAAATAGGAACAATTCAGCCCATAGAAGAAATTACAAAAATTGCAAGGGAAAAAGAAATTATTGTTCATACCGATGCTGTACAAGCAATGGGTAAAATGCCTATAGATGTATCCAAGTTAGGAGTTCATCTTTTAACATTTTCTGGGCATAAAATATATGCTCCAAAAGGTATTGGTGTGCTATATGCAGAAGAAAGAATAAAAGATTTTCTAATACCAATAATCCATGGTGGACATCATGAATTTGGATTAAGGGCTGGAACCGAAAATGTGCCTTATATTATTGGAATAGCCAAAGCATGCGAAATAATCGAAAATGAACTAGAAAAAGATATAAAGCATGTTAAAACATTAAGAGATAAATTTGAAAGTAGAATCTTGAATGAAATACCTGATACAATCTTAAATGGAGACAGAGAAAAAAGGGTGTGCAGCATATCAAATATAAGTTTCAAATATATTGAAGGAGAAGCTTTGATGGTTTATGCAAATGAAGTATGCTGCTCCACAGGAAGTGCATGTACATCAGATAGTGTGGACGCATCCCACGTGCTTTATGCCATCAATGTGGACCCGGTTGATGCACATGGAGCTCTAAGATTTAGCTTTGGAAGATTTAATACTATGGAAGAAGTTGACAAAGCCGTAGAAATTATAAAAGATAGTGTAAATAAATTGAGGCAAATGTCTCCCCTTTACAATAAAAGATAA